In Peromyscus eremicus chromosome 2, PerEre_H2_v1, whole genome shotgun sequence, a single genomic region encodes these proteins:
- the Ccin gene encoding calicin translates to MKLEFTEKNYNSFVLQNLNKQRKRKEYWDMALTVDHHVFFAHRNVLAAVSPLVKSLISSNDMKTTDELFITIDPNYLSACTVDQLLDYFYSGKVVISEQNVEELLRGAQYFNIPRLRIHCNDFLIKSIRRANCLRYLFLAELFELKEVSDLAYSGIRDNFHFWASPEGSMHFMRCPPVIFGRLLRDENLHVLNEDQALNALISWVYFRQEEREKYFKKFFNYINLNAVSNKTLMFASNKLTSLENNSAHVTLIESVLMDRKQERPCSLLSYQRKGALLDSVVILGGQKAHGKFNDGVFAYIIQENLWLKLSEMPYRAAALSATAAGRYIYISGGTTEQISGLKTAWRYDMDDNSWTKLPDLPIGLVFHTMVTCGGTVYSVGGSIAPRRYVSNIYRYDERKEAWCLAGKMSIPMDGTAVITKGDRNLYIVTGRCLVKGYISRVGVVDCFDTTTGEVVQCITFPIEFNHRPLLSFHQDNILRVHSHRQSVEINLQKIKANKSTSSVPLLPNSCPLDVSHAICSIGDNKVFVCGGVTTASDVQTKDYTINPNAYLLDQKIGEWKIIASPPEALDCPACCLAKLPCKILQRI, encoded by the coding sequence ATGAAactggaattcacagagaaaaACTACAACAGCTTTGTGCTGCAAAACTTGAACAAACAGAGGAAGCGCAAAGAGTACTGGGACATGGCCCTGACTGTGGACCACCACGTCTTCTTCGCACATCGCAACGTGCTGGCTGCTGTCTCTCCACTGGTAAAAAGTCTCATCTCCAGCAACGACATGAAGACCACCGACGAGCTCTTCATCACCATTGACCCCAACTACCTGAGCGCCTGCACGGTGGACCAGCTCCTGGACTACTTCTACAGCGGCAAAGTGGTGATCTCAGAGCAGAACGTGGAGGAGCTGCTGCGGGGCGCTCAGTATTTCAACATCCCACGCCTCCGGATTCACTGCAATGACTTCCTTATTAAGTCCATTCGACGTGCCAACTGCTTGCGCTACCTCTTCTTGGCTGAGCTGTTCGAGCTCAAAGAAGTATCAGACTTGGCCTACTCCGGCATTCGTGACAACTTCCACTTCTGGGCCAGTCCCGAGGGCTCTATGCACTTCATGCGCTGCCCCCCTGTCATCTTCGGCCGCCTGCTCCGTGATGAAAACCTTCATGTGCTCAACGAGGACCAGGCCCTCAATGCCCTCATCAGTTGGGTGTACTTCCGGCAGGAGGAACGGGAAAAATACTTCAAGAAGTTCTTCAATTACATCAATCTCAATGCTGTCTCCAACAAGACGCTGATGTTTGCCAGCAACAAGCTGACGAGTTTGGAGAACAACTCCGCCCACGTGACCTTGATCGAGAGTGTCCTAATGGACCGCAAGCAGGAGCGTCCCTGCAGCCTGCTGAGCTACCAGCGGAAGGGGGCCCTGCTTGATTCAGTGGTCATCCTTGGTGGCCAGAAGGCCCATGGCAAGTTCAACGATGGAGTGTTTGCTTATATCATCCAGGAGAACCTGTGGCTGAAGCTCTCAGAGATGCCCTACCGCGCAGCCGCCCTGAGTGCAACAGCCGCCGGCCGTTACATCTATATCTCCGGTGGCACCACTGAACAGATTTCAGGACTCAAGACGGCATGGCGGTATGACATGGATGACAACTCCTGGACCAAGCTACCCGACCTACCCATTGGGCTTGTCTTCCACACCATGGTGACCTGCGGGGGAACCGTGTACTCAGTGGGTGGGAGTATTGCCCCACGCCGGTATGTCTCCAACATCTACCGCTATGATGAACGGAAGGAGGCCTGGTGCCTGGCAGGGAAGATGAGCATCCCTATGGATGGCACAGCAGTGATCACCAAGGGTGACCGGAACCTGTACATTGTCACTGGACGATGCCTGGTGAAGGGCTACATCTCCCGGGTCGGTGTAGTGGACTGCTTTGACACCACCACAGGGGAAGTGGTCCAGTGTATCACTTTCCCCATTGAATTCAACCACCGGCCCCTGCTCTCTTTCCATCAGGACAACATCCTCCGTGTGCACAGCCACCGGCAGAGCGTGGAAATCAACTTACAGAAGATAAAAGCCAACAAGTCAACATCCTCAGTGCCTCTGCTGCCTAACAGCTGTCCCTTGGACGTGTCCCATGCTATCTGCTCCATTGGAGACAACAAGGTATTTGTATGTGGGGGTGTCACCACAGCCAGCGATGTCCAGACAAAGGACTACACCATCAATCCTAATGCTTACTTGCTGGACCAAAAGATAGGTGAATGGAAGATCATCGCCTCCCCACCTGAGGCCCTGGACTGTCCTGCCTGCTGTTTAGCCAAGCTACCTTGCAAGATTCTTCAAAGAATTTAA